From the Methanobacterium sp. CWC-01 genome, the window CAGACCAGCTAGTCCCACTAAAGTCCAGGCCAGGGTTTTTCTGTTTATTCCATTGGGTTTCTCAGTGGCTCCTGATTCTGTGACCTCAGACTTAGGATCATTTTCAGTGTTACTCTCTTCTTTATCTTTATTTTCGATGTTAACAGCGGTTTCTTTCTTTTGATCTTTAATTAAAATCCATAAATAAACAGCGTAAACTGCAACCATAACAATAGCTGCGAATTTGTTAATTGATCCCATAAACATGAATCCCAGAAGAATAAAAGCAGTTATAAGAGTTACTGCACCATCACGATTAATTCCCCGAGTATCCGCCCGAATTACCCCCGCAAAGGTGGCTGATATTCCCAAAATACCGGCAATGTTCCAGATGTTGGATCCAATGACCGTGCCAACTCCAATGTCCACACTACCAGATAAAGAGGCTATTAATGCCGAACCAAATTCAGGTAAAGAAGTACCGATGGCCGAGGCGGTCACTCCCAGTATTACTTGAGATATACCTAAAGCTGCACCTATTTCAACTAAATTATCAACAAAGACGTCAGCAGCTTTAATTACGATAATTAAGGATACTACTAATATAGCGATTAACAATATCAAATCGAACATACTCTCACCGGAAAGAGGTTTCCTATCTCCGCATATATAGTTTTCTATTCAAATTATTCCAGTAATGTTTTGGTCAGCCGCTATTTATATTGAATGTTTTAGACCAAGCTAGATTGGTTAATCGATATACTTAATACGTGAATAATTGAATAGGATTTCCCTGATTTAAATTCAATATAATCTTAAACCTAAAAACTTATATACAATAATCCTACAACCATGGTATGCTGTTAAATTCGGCAACAAGCGGCGTTAGTCCAGCCTGGTTAAGACTCTAGCCTGCCACGCTAGCGACCCGGGTTCAAATCCCGGACGCCGCATTGCGGCTGTAGTCTAGTCTGGTTAGGACTTGGGCCTTCCAAGCCTACGACCCGGGTTCAAATCCCGGCAGCCGCACTTAAAACTACTTTTTGTAAATCAAAGACCTTAATTCTTCAAAATTTCACACTGTATTCTAAAAAAACTGCTATTCTAAAATAGATTAAGAAATAGGAATTGAATAAAGATAAAAAAAATATTTAGTAATCTTATTTCTATTACTTGACCGTGATCAAGCCATCTAATTACGAAGGAACCAGTATCTCAGCTGCTACCAGCCGACAAATATCTGTTTTACTAATTACTCCCACTGGCTT encodes:
- a CDS encoding calcium/sodium antiporter, with translation MFDLILLIAILVVSLIIVIKAADVFVDNLVEIGAALGISQVILGVTASAIGTSLPEFGSALIASLSGSVDIGVGTVIGSNIWNIAGILGISATFAGVIRADTRGINRDGAVTLITAFILLGFMFMGSINKFAAIVMVAVYAVYLWILIKDQKKETAVNIENKDKEESNTENDPKSEVTESGATEKPNGINRKTLAWTLVGLAGLVIGCRLLVYSGVELARIAGIPEMIMGLFTLAIGTSIPELVVTFSSAMKGLHDLSIGTVLGSNTFNIMIGIGIPALIMNIPVEPLSLTFDAPVMIFVTILLLLLIKRGMKLTRTDGLILMGTYLAYAVIRLFILA